In the Ipomoea triloba cultivar NCNSP0323 chromosome 6, ASM357664v1 genome, one interval contains:
- the LOC116023341 gene encoding uncharacterized protein LOC116023341 produces MEFIVVKLTCAHNIILGRPALEDLKAIISMEHLCMKFPTPYRIGVARGDQRAARSCYVKACKKIGQKDLQVHTIAEKVLREEEGWPRAEPASETEDVVVDPARADRVVKIGTGLAPELRAQIVEVIRQFKEVFAWGPEDMPGINRNIITHKLAVDPTKRPIQQRKRYMLAERRDFVKNEVFALTQAGHVKEIYYPEWLSNIVLAPKGSTWRMCVDYTDLNRACPMDRFPLPNIDQLVDEMAGYIXHDAELRYTAVEKTVFVAVTASKRLAHYFQAHPIHVLSHQPLGSFLRNTNSARMARWAMHLSQFDIEFKPRPAIKGQALVDFIVECTAREVTEQVENEDGGWWTLSTDGSSNSKGCGGGVVLITPEGFRAYYAIRFHFKLSNNEAEYEALLNGLRLAAGLRAEKVRIRCDSKLVVGQVTGEYEANEGNMQRYRDAVLRTLREFEGYEIHQVPREQNADADMLSKLSTGIPGHIRKIARVEDLETSSIDISWVCPVQSREPCWIDHITKYKKEGTLPVDEQDAKLTRLRAPSYVILEDKLYKRSYNGTLLKCVYPDEAKLMMREVHEGVCSAHQGAYTIARRIMLQGFFWPKMLKDCAEYAKRCPKCQEFQTLPGRPATNYTPVSTAIPFSRWGIDLVGALPTGSGSRKYIIVAIDYFTKWVEAEPLASITTARCKKFVEKNILCRFGIPIQHSRVAVSYPQANGQVENANRTILDGLKRKLEAAGGAWVEELDSILWTYRTTPRRATGETPFALSYGFEARAPAEVMIPSRRMGEYEAEQNEIQQGTDLNFIDERREAAFCRMENYNRQLKSYHDAKAKLRYFQVGDYVLRRREASQPLEGGKFAKKWEGPYIIDEVIRPGTYKLTIVGGRLIDRIWNSEHLTKFYH; encoded by the exons ATGGAGTTCATCGTTGTGAAACTCACATGTGCCCATAACATCATACTGGGGAGGCCGGCTCTGGAAGATTTGAAGGCGATAATTTCGATGGAGCATCTGTGCATGAAGTTTCCCACGCCATACCGGATAGGAGTTGCGAGAGGAGATCAAAGAGCAGCTCGTAGCTGCTACGTCAAAGCGTGCAAGAAAATTGGACAGAAAGATCTGCAGGTCCACACCATCGCAGAAAAAGTGCTGAGAGAAGAGGAGGGCTGGCCCCGCGCCGAGCCTGCATCTGAAACAGAAGACGTGGTGGTTGATCCTGCACGAGCAGATAGGGTTGTAAAGATTGGTACTGGGTTGGCACCCGAACTAAGAGCCCAGATAGTCGAAGTCATCCGACAGTTTAAAGAAGTTTTTGCGTGGGGCCCAGAAGACATGCCAGGTATCAATCGAAACATCATAACTCACAAGTTAGCCGTGGACCCTACCAAGAGACCAATACAACAAAGAAAGCGATATATGTTGGCTGAACGAAGGGACTTTGTGAAAAACGAGGTGTTCGCGTTGACACAGGCAGGACATGTCAAGGAGATCTATTATCCCGAGTGGTTGAGCAACATAGTCCTGGCCCCAAAAGGCTCCACATGGAGAATGTGCGTGGATTATACAGATCTCAACAGAGCATGCCCTATGGATCGATTCCCCTTGCCAAACATAGACCAGCTGGTAGATGAGATGGCAGGAT ATATTNTACACGACGCAGAACTACGGTACACTGCCGTGGAGAAAACAGTGTTTGTTGCGGTCACCGCCTCTAAAAGGTTGGCCCATTACTTCCAAGCTCATCCCATCCATGTACTCTCACATCAACCATTGGGGAGTTTCTTACGGAACACTAACTCTGCTAGGATGGCGAGATGGGCCATGCACCTCAGCCAGTTCGAcattgaattcaaaccaaggccCGCCATCAAAGGTCAAGCTCTTGTAGACTTCATAGTGGAATGCACAGCCCGCGAGGTGACGGAGCAggtggaaaatgaagatggGGGATGGTGGACCTTGTCTACGGATGGCTCATCCAACAGTAAAGGTTGCGGTGGTGGAGTAGTGCTCATCACTCCGGAAGGATTCCGCGCTTACTATGCAATCAGGTTCCACTTCAAGTTATCTAACAATGAGGCAGAGTATGAGGCCCTCCTCAACGGACTGCGGTTAGCAGCAGGACTACGAGCAGAAAAAGTTCGCATCCGGTGTGATTCCAAGTTAGTGGTCGGCCAGGTGACGGGGGAGTACGAAGCCAATGAAGGGAACATGCAAAGATACAGGGACGCAGTGCTGCGAACCTTGCGAGAATTCGAGGGGTATGAAATTCACCAAGTACCTCGAGAACAGAATGCtgacgctgacatgctctccaagctgAGCACTGGGATCCCTGGCCACATTCGTAAGATTGCTCGGGTTGAGGATTTGGAGACATCCAGCATCGATATCTCATGGGTCTGCCCCGTGCAATCCAGAGAGCCATGTTGGATTGACCACATCACAAAGTACAAGAAGGAAGGCACTTTACCAGTGGACGAGCAAGATGCAAAGCTAACAAGGTTGCGGGCACCCAGCTACGTGATATTGGAAGACAAGTTGTATAAACGATCCTATAATGGCACACTCTTGAAGTGTGTGTACCCTGACGAAGCAAAGCTGATGATGAGAGAAGTCCACGAAGGAGTGTGCTCCGCGCATCAAGGAGCATACACCATAGCTCGACGCATCATGCTGCAAGGTTTCTTCTGGCCAAAGATGTTGAAGGATTGCGCAGAATACGCCAAGCGATGCCCTAAGTGTCAAGAGTTCCAGACATTGCCAGGACGACCCGCAACCAACTACACTCCGGTGAGCACAGCAATTCCATTCTCGAGATGGGGAATAGACTTGGTAGGAGCCCTTCCCACGGGCTCGGGAAGCCGGAAGTACATTATCGTAGCCATTGACTACTTCACCAAATGGGTGGAAGCTGAACCGCTGGCTAGTATCACAACAGCCAGGTGTAAAAAGTTCGTGGAGAAGAACATACTGTGCCGCTTCGGCATCCCCATCCAA CATAGTCGGGTGGCGGTGTCATACCCACAGGCAAATGGTCAGGTAGAGAATGCCaatagaaccatccttgatggtTTGAAGAGGAAATTGGAAGCAGCTGGCGGGGCGTGGGTTGAAGAACTGGACAGCATCCTTTGGACCTATCGCACAACCCCAAGGAGGGCTACGGGTGAAACTCCTTTCGCATTGAGTTACGGGTTCGAAGCTAGAGCTCCAGCAGAGGTGATGATACCAAGTAGAAGGATGGGAGAGTACGAGGCAGAGCAAAATGAGATCCAACAGGGAACCGATCTCAATTTCATAGATGAAAGGCGAGAAGCTGCGTTCTGTAGGATGGAAAACTACAACAGGCAGTTGAAGTCCTATCATGACGCCAAAGCTAAACTCAGGTACTTTCAAGTAGgtgattatgttttgagaagaAGGGAAGCTAGTCAACCCTTGGAAGGAGGCAAGTTCGCGAAAAAATGGGAGGGTCCGTACATCATTGACGAAGTGATTCGCCCAGGAACTTACAAGTTGACGATAGTAGGTGGCAGGTTGATTGATAGGATATGGAATTCAGAAcacttaacaaaattttatcattaG
- the LOC116023342 gene encoding uncharacterized protein LOC116023342, with amino-acid sequence MSNLANLEFVGLDISGKNYLSLALDVEMHLNAKGLGETIKESNDASIQDRAKAMIFIRHHLDQGLKDEYLTVKEPLELWKMLKERYDHQRTLLLCGEKITDEDMLEKTFSTFHASNIVLQQQYREKGFSKYSQLVSCLLVAEQNNELLMKNHEARPTGSIPFPEANGVSYHNENTRGRGRGRGRGRGRGCGRGRNHGYNRGHGQNRHGGYNFKNKSYHRKWENNGAKHDKEKHGNPPKNVENACYRCGMIGHWEHTCRTARHLVDLYQASLKEKGKNIESNNVVVNDDFDITHLDVEDYLGPIEKKD; translated from the exons atgtcaaatctTGCAAATCTTGAATTTGTTGGACTTGATATATCTGGGAAAAATTATCTATCATTGGCATTGGATGTTGAAATGCATCTAAATGCAAAGGGTCTTGGTGAAACTATTAAAGAGAGTAATGATGCCTCGATACAAGATCGGGCAAAGGCGATGATTTTCATACGCCATCACCTTGACCAAGGGTTGAAAGATGAATATCTCACAGTGAAAGAGCCCCTTGAGCTCtggaaaatgttgaaagaaagatatGATCATCAGAGAACA TTGTTATTATGTGGAGAAAAAATCACTGATGAGGATATGCTTGAGAAAACCTTCTCTACTTTTCATGCATCCAATATTGTGCTGCAACAACAATATAGAGAAAAGGGTTTTTCCAAATATTCTCAATTAGTTTCATGTCTCCTTGTGGCTGAACAAAACAATGAGCTGTTGATGAAAAACCACGAGGCACGACCTACTGGTTCTATCCCATTTCCTGAGGCCAATGGTGTGTCAtatcacaatgaaaatacaagAGGTCGTGGTCGTGGTCGTGGCCGTGGTCGTGGCCGTGGTTGTGGTCGTGGACGAAACCATGGTTATAATCGCGGTCATGGACAAAATCGTCATGGTGGTTataatttcaaaaacaaaagttACCACCGAAAATGGGAAAATAATGGTGCAAAACATGACAAGGAAAAGCATGGAAATCCtcccaaaaatgttgaaaacgCATGTTATCGTTGTGGCATGATTGGCCATTGGGAGCATACTTGTCGTACTGCAAGGCACCTTGTGGATCTCTATCAAGCATCCCTaaaagagaaaggaaagaaTATAGAATCCAACAATGTTGTTGTGAATGACGATTTTGACATCACACATTTGGATGTGGAAGACTACCTTGGGCCAATAGAGAAGAAAGATTGA